Proteins from a genomic interval of Diospyros lotus cultivar Yz01 chromosome 6, ASM1463336v1, whole genome shotgun sequence:
- the LOC127804003 gene encoding uncharacterized protein LOC127804003, whose protein sequence is MATTEWEEGEWELVNDDGFVYKRKKRQRLDPTAADTSVPPPPDPEAEEESRRERKKRALTKLRDKYQKEIDKWELLSNMLNSLEGKAQHQQRQHQLHEQTTESSSEALAAGLPAPSQNSSEPAARRVLDNLLLRVEAEEAVIEDISNLCDVAEAMCNLQEEHMKQSLVDLPIWAAPLELMASLCDD, encoded by the exons ATGGCCACGACAGAATGGGAAGAAGGCGAGTGGGAGCTTGTCAACGACGATGGCTTCGTCTACAAGCGCAAGAAGCGCCAACGTCTGGACCCCACTGCCGCCGACACCTCGGTTCCTCCGCCGCCAGATCCGGAGGCAGAGGAGGAGAGCCGGcgggaaaggaagaagagggcACTCACCAAACTCAGAGACAAGTACCAGAAAGAGATCGACAAGTGGGAACTTTTGTCGAACATGTTGAATTCATTAGAAGGAAAAGCGCAACACCAACAACGGCAGCACCAATTGCACGAGCAGACGACGGAGTCGTCTTCGGAAGCTTTAGCCGCCGGTTTGCCTGCCCCATCGCAGAATTCGTCTGAGCCTGCTGCCCGTCGGGTCCTCGACAACCTGCTACTTCGG GTAGAAGCAGAGGAAGCAGTGATAGAAGACATTTCAAACCTTTGTGATGTTGCCGAGGCAATGTGCAATTTGCAAGAGGAGCATATGAAGCAATCTTTGGTTGATCTTCCAATCTGGGCAGCGCCGCTTGAGCTCATGGCATCTCTCTGCGACGACTAA